The genomic region ATTAGAAAGAAAAGTGGCAGAACAAGAAGCAGAACAAGAAAATGATAATACTAATCTGACTATAGACAAAAATAGCGAACTATATAAATTGCTAGAAAAAGATGCAGCACAACTGAAAGCTGGAATAGTAGAAGAGGAAAGAAAAGATACTTTAACAGAACGCAATGATAGTCCTGATCGCAATAGAATTGCATTAGCAAATAGAAATAGAATCTGGGCTAAACTTATTGCTGAAGAAAAACAAAAAAAGGACAGTGGTATTAGTATAGGTTAAAGTAATTACTTAGCAAGCAATGGGTTTCATGTAATGGTAACCCTATTACAGAAGAGTATGAGCCACGTAAAAATAATACAAACATTCCTGCAAGACCTTGTATGTTGCACCCCCCTGCCCTGTTTTTCCACTCTTCTGATGCTAAATAATATTTAATTTCTTGTTCGCTGAGACGCTTAAATTTCACTATTGTAACTACAGTCCTAATATGCTGTTTAGATTGATCAGGAGTTAATAAACACACACTGGTGTATACTCTATGCCTTCTTCCTGATAACAAGCGAACGCATTTTTCTGCTTGCTCAACGTTTTCAGCTTTGAGCAGTATCCTTCTACCACAAGCAACAACTGTATCAACACCAAGCACAAAGTAATTTGGATTTGAACTTTGTGTTTTCTCAGCTTTACTTTTTGCCATACGGATTGAGTAATCTCTTGGAAGTTCCTTTTTTAAAGGAAATTCATCTATGTCTGCTGGCAAAATTAAACCTGGCTCAATATTTATTTGTTTTAGTAAAGCTATACGCCTTTTCGATGATGAAGCAAGAATAAGATTATTTAGAGATCGTTCTGTCACTTGTACCTTTAAGCCTTCTAATTATCCTACCCTTTTTTGCATTCCTATCATAAACACTCATCTCAACCAACACCCTATCGCCTATAATTATGCGTATTTTACTTCTTCTCACTTTCCCTGATACATGACAGATAATCTCATGTTCATTGTCCAGCTTCACTCTAAATTCTGCTGCAGGTAGTAAAGCAGTTACTGCCCCTTCCACTTCAAAAATTGTTTTTGATTTGTCTTCTTTTATCATTGTCGTATTATAATTTAATAATCTTTTTCAGTCTACTATAGATTTTAAATTATTATCAATACAGGAGATTTTTATACTCTACTTGAGTATTGCTCTTGCAACTTAACTCCAATCATCTCCTTAACAATGCAAGAGGAAAGCGAGCTACCTACGCTTCTACTCTCTACTACCTTCTCAATAGAAGTTATGTTAGAAGATAAATCATTATCACAATTTTCCTCATCGCTATCAAGTCCACTATCAAAACTTGAAGATCTGGATAACTCTGTCTTCTTTTGTGAGGCACTATCAGGCTCACTAAAAACGTTTCCTGCTAGAGTATAAAATTGATGATTGAAGCTTCTTTGTTCAATAGAACTCATGTTAGAAGATAAACCATTATCACTACCATATCCGCCATCAGAGCTTGAAGATCTGAGTAACGTCATCTTTTCTTCCAGTGGAACACAAGACTCATTATTAGTCTCATTAAAAATATTGGGAACGTTCAAAAAAGTGTGTCAAACCGAAAAAAAAGTAATAAATTGATATAAAAAATGGAGGTTTGATATGGGTCAAGCAAATAGAACTACTGGTTTGGTAGATTATAAAGAATTAGAAACAAATATCCTGTCATCTATACGAGAAGGAAGACCATTGACAGGAAGAGATGGAGCATTAACACCGTTTATAAAAAGGTTGCTAGAGGCAAGTCTGGAAGGTGAAATAGAAAGCCACATGTCAGCTAAAAGTGAAGAAAATAACCGAAGAAATGGAAGGAATGCAAAAACTTTACGTACAAGTTCAGGCTCATTTGAACTATTAACACCAAGAGACAGAGAAGGAAGCTTTGAACCGCAAATAGTCAAAAAAAGGCAAACAAGCCTACATCCAGAACTTGAAGCAAAGGTCTTAAGCACATATGCCAGTGGCATGGGATACAGAGATATAGCTTCACATGTTGAGGAAATATATGACCACAAAATATCAGCAGCAGAGATATCCAGTATTACTGATAAACTGCTACCAGTAATCAATGAATGGCGCAGCCGCCCACTGCAATCAGTGTATCCAATAGTGTTTATGGATGGCATGTTCTTTAAGGTCAAGGAGGACGGACATTGTATAAGTAAATGCATGTATAATATATTGGGCATAAATCAAAATGGCAGAAAAGAAGTATTAGGTTTTTATTTGGCTGAAAGTGAAGGAGCTAACTTCTGGTTGGGAGGGAACGTTCAAAAAAGTGTGTCAAGCCGCATTTTTAGTTCAACTCAATTTTCAATCTATCTGGAAAGAAAATATCAAGTTGAGAAATAGTTAAAGCCCAATTAGGGAGAGCCATAATCCACTTTTGCTCTACCTTTTTTATAGCACAATATACCTGTTTGTACAAGGCATTTGTACTAGTAAATGAACCCTTAGTTTTAGTAAATTTCCTGATTTGTCTATGCAACCCCTCAATTGGATTGGTGGTGTAAATCAGCTTCCTAACTTGCCCAGAATACTTAAAATAACTGGATAAGTTTTCCCAATTGTTCTGCCAGGATTTTATAACTAAAGGATACTTCTCTCCCCATTTTTCTTCCAGCTCAAGCAGATAATTCTCAGCGATCTCTTTACTTGAAGCACGATATATTTTTTTCAAATCATTCATGAAAACTTTTACATCTTTGCTAGATACATATTTCAGTGAATTCCTTATCTGATGCACTATACATAGCTGTACTTCTGCCTTAGGAAACACACTATTTATAGCCGCAGGAAAGCTTTTTAGCCCATCAATGCAGGCAATTAGAATATCTTCTACTCCTCGCTCTTTTAGGTCATTTAGAACTCCCAACCAGAAGTTAGCTCCTTCACTTTCAGCCAAATAAAAACCTAATACTTCTTTTCTGCCATTTTGATTTATGCCCAATATATTATACATGCATTTACTTATACAATGTCCGTCCTCCTTGACCTTAAAGAACATGCCATCCATAAACACTATTGGATACACTGATTGCAGTGGGCGGCTGCGCCATTCATTGATTACTGGTAGCAGTTTATCAGTAATACTGGATATCTCTGCTGCTGATATTTTGTGGTCATATATTTCCTCAACATGTGAAGCTATATCTCTGTATCCCATGCCACTGGCATATGTGCTTAAGACCTTTGCTTCAAGTTCTGGATGTAGGCTTGTTTGCCTTTTTTTGACTATTTGCGGTTCAAAGCTTCCTTCTCTGTCTCTTGGTGTTAATAGTTCAAATGAGCCTGAACTTGTACGTAAAGTTTTTGCATTCCTTCCATTTCTTCGGTTATTTTCTTCACTTTTAGCTGACATGTGGCTTTCTATTTCACCTTCCAGACTTGCCTCTAGCAACCTTTTTATAAACGGTGTTAATGCTCCATCTCTTCCTGTCAATGGTCTTCCTTCTCGTATAGATGACAGGATATTTGTTTCTAATTCTTTATAATCTACCAAACCAGTAGTTCTATTTGCTTGACCCATATCAAACCTCCATTTTTTATATCAATTTATTACTTTTTTTTCGGTTTGACACACTTTTTTGAACGTTCCCAAAATATTTCTTGTTGGAGTATAAAATTGATTATTGAGGCTTCTTTGTTCATCAGCATGAATTTTTTCTCCCAGTCCATCAGCTATTTCTACAACTTTATCATCCCATTCATTCTCACACTCTAGCTTGCTTCTTAACTCTTCAACTTCCCATGCTAGTTTGCATATCCCTTGTTCATAAGATTCCAGTTGTGCTTTATGCTCATCTTTCAACTCTTGCACTTGAAGTTTTAAATTGCTTATATACTGCTCCTTTTCCTTCATTATGTGTGCTGCTTCTTTTAATTTGTCTTCTAACTCCTTCTTTTCTGTATTAACACCTTTTAGCTTACCCTCTAGCTTTCCTTTTGCTTCACATACATTTTTAAGTTCTTGTGCTTTCTCTTGTAACTCTGCTAACACACTTGCTAACTTTTTATCTTTTTGTGCCAGTTCAGTTTGCAATTCCGTGTTTTTTCGCTCTTCTTTTCCAAAACTGTTTTGTAAATCAGTTATTTGTTGTGAAGCAATTTCTGGTTGAGTTTCAGTGTGCTGTAAATTGGCTTCCAATGCATTGCTATTAATAGAAGGAGAAGAAGGAAGGCTATTATCAGCATCAACTTTATGATCTAACTTCCCCTCTGGTTCCTTACCTTGATAAGCCACCATAGATTCATTGTAAAGATTAATAGGAGTAGCCCTATCCTCTTCTAGTGATTCCATTACAGCATCATATAAGGAGAGACCTTGAATATATAATTCATCGTTTTGCTTTATTAATTCTAGAATCTCCTTCGATGAAACAAAATCTTCACCATTAAATTTTAGTATTTCAGTTATGCCATCGCTACTCACATTCATAATCATGGTACACATTCCTGATCCATCTTTTGCAGGCCAAGTGCTTGTCATTTCATAATATGCACCTTCTTTAAATTCATAATATCTTTTCTTATCTTTTTTATGAGCGTGTATTTCATGTTTTTTATTGCAATAGATATTCAGTTCTTTAATATCTTTCTCTTGCTGTAAAACGTCACTAATCTTTGTTGGCTCACTATTGTCGTAATGAGTAAGGTTAATATTCAAAACTTTATTATTATTGTCAATTTCTTCACAGTAAACTTGAAAGTCCTCTTTCCATTTTCCAAAATACCTACTTGCAACTTCTTTTCCTTCCTTTACTAACTCTATGTATTTACCTATATTTTTCTCAAAGTCCTCATTAACAGGCTTTTCTCTTTCTTTTACTGCTTGATCCACGTACATTCGCTTAAAATCATTATCACCTATTAGATCATTAAAACGCCAATTATCATAAGCTTTTTGTATATCAGCAAAGTCCATCTTTTCTCTCAAAAGCGCTAATAAGCTTATCTTATCTCTCAAATTTTCTAACTCACAATCGAGAAAATCATCGAAACTGCATAACTTTTTATACAGTTCTCTATCTTCTATAATTGAGCGAAGAAATTTCATTATAGTAAGGTTCTTAATGGAAGGCTCATTTTTTTCTACATCATTAATATAGCTTTTGAGAAATTGAAATATACCAAGCCCATCACTATCTTGGACAAACTTCTCTCTATCATTAACACAATTGTTGCCCTGTGATGAACATAATCTATTATGCAATTTTTGCAAGTCATGTATTGACTTAACTACATATTCTGCAACTGACAATTCTCTCAGCTGATCACTTGTTTTTTCCGCTTTTATTGCTTTGTCTCCCTTAGTCAAACCTGCAATCATAATACGCCTCCTTTAACTATGTTTATATTATAACAATCAACATGTATTTAAGAAAAATCACACTGCTCACTGTACGTTTACGCTGCTACTTTGCATAATAGATTGCTTGAAGTCACACAAGTATCGTTTTTTATTAGATAAAAGTTAACAAGACGTTTTCATAGATTTTTAAGCTTAATAACATCCTCTCTATTGGGACTAGTTGAAATTAGATGAATTGATACGCCTATTAATTCTTCTATTTTTCTCACATATTTCATCAAATTTGCAGGTAATTCCTTAACTGACCTTTTGCCTTGAGTTTTCTCTTTCCAACCAGGAAATTCTTCATATATTGGCTCTAATTCTTTTTGTATTGAATGTGATGCGGGTAAATAATCATACATTTTTCCGCCATACTTATAACCAGTGCCTATTTTAATAGTATCAAAAGAATCAAGAATATCTAATTTGGTTAATACAATGCTTGAAACTCCAGAGAGTTTTACGGCCTGGCGCACTAAAACTGCGTCAAACCATCCGCAGCGCCTTCTTCTATTGCTTACTGTTCCAAGTTCCTTACCTATAGAAAATAAGCTGTCTCCAATCTCGTTATTTTGTTCAGTAGGAAATGGACCATTACCCACTCTTGTTGTATAC from Wolbachia endosymbiont (group B) of Parapoynx stratiotata harbors:
- a CDS encoding Maf family nucleotide pyrophosphatase, with product MTERSLNNLILASSSKRRIALLKQINIEPGLILPADIDEFPLKKELPRDYSIRMAKSKAEKTQSSNPNYFVLGVDTVVACGRRILLKAENVEQAEKCVRLLSGRRHRVYTSVCLLTPDQSKQHIRTVVTIVKFKRLSEQEIKYYLASEEWKNRAGGCNIQGLAGMFVLFLRGSYSSVIGLPLHETHCLLSNYFNLY
- the infA gene encoding translation initiation factor IF-1; the encoded protein is MIKEDKSKTIFEVEGAVTALLPAAEFRVKLDNEHEIICHVSGKVRRSKIRIIIGDRVLVEMSVYDRNAKKGRIIRRLKGTSDRTISK
- a CDS encoding IS256 family transposase, which codes for MGQANRTTGLVDYKELETNILSSIREGRPLTGRDGALTPFIKRLLEASLEGEIESHMSAKSEENNRRNGRNAKTLRTSSGSFELLTPRDREGSFEPQIVKKRQTSLHPELEAKVLSTYASGMGYRDIASHVEEIYDHKISAAEISSITDKLLPVINEWRSRPLQSVYPIVFMDGMFFKVKEDGHCISKCMYNILGINQNGRKEVLGFYLAESEGANFWLGVLNDLKERGVEDILIACIDGLKSFPAAINSVFPKAEVQLCIVHQIRNSLKYVSSKDVKVFMNDLKKIYRASSKEIAENYLLELEEKWGEKYPLVIKSWQNNWENLSSYFKYSGQVRKLIYTTNPIEGLHRQIRKFTKTKGSFTSTNALYKQVYCAIKKVEQKWIMALPNWALTISQLDIFFPDRLKIELN